AATCTCCAGCCACCATTCGTGCCTCAGAGAGAGTTTTCGCCAGCTTCACTTCAAACCCTTCACCGGCGAGAATCCCCATCAAGGGTTCGTAAATATTCTGTTCGTCCTCTAGAAGAAGTATTTTAATCATCTCTCCCCACCCTCTACACATTCGACTCCAGGAATGTAGATACAAAATCGCGTTGGACTTCTTTTAGCGACTAGGTTTCCACCCATAGCCTGAGCCACGCGATAGACAATACTCACTCCCAATCCCATACCGGAGCTTTCTGAGGACTTTGAAAATGGTGTCCCGATTGCCGACAATGCTGCCTCCGGCAGGTCTCCACTATCCTGGACCTCAATAACGCCTCTCTCGCCTTCAACACGGGCGCTGATTTGAACCGGGGGTTTGCCATGAGTGAGTGCATTACGAACAAGATTCTCGACGCAAATAGTAATCCAATAGGGATCAACTTTCCAAGGCTTGGATGCCCCAGATCTTTGCACACCCACATCGCCTGAGAAACCCTCAGCAACATCAAGAAGCAAGTCGTCTATCGACTCCACCGGCACGCAGTTGATGCGCAGGGGCCCAGAGGCATTCGTCTGCAAATAGTCTTTACTGACATAGATGACCTTTTGTAAACGCTGGACTTCGTCGACCATTCTTAACAGCTCACCTTGGCTTTCCTCGTCGAGATGGTCGAACTGCTCCCGCAGCTTTTCCAATGAGAGATTGATACTTGTGGTCGGAGTCCGCAGTTCATGGGTGAGAGTATGCATAATGAGAAGCCTCTCTCTCTCGGCCCGTCGTTTTCCTAAAAGGAAGACACCAACCCACAGAAAGAAAAAGAAACCCGCACCAGCCCCACTCGCCCAAGCCACCCGGGTGAATCTCTGGAGGTCTTCTTCCAAGGAAACTAGATCTCTCAAGAGGCAATAGGACCCAGCTCTCACACAGCCCATTTTCTGACTCGAAATCATTTGCAGATAGTTAGCCTGGAGAGCCCGCAGAAATGAAGCACCATTAATAAATAAATAAGATCCATTCCCATCGCGAATTCCTACAAGCTCAGGCCCAGGAATGAGAGGACTTTGCTCCTCCATGGCCAGAATTTGTCCAGGCCACAATTGGGCAAGAAGTTGTTCTGTTTCACCGAGAGCCACTCCATGCTTGAGTAGACTTCGACTCTCCAAAACGTGAGTCCATTTCCATGCCTGATCAGGTAGCTGTAATCCATCTTTCTTCGAGTGCTCCATTGCCAGTAGAACGTAGCTTGGCCCCAACGGACTCAAAAAAGGCTCGGACGTGAAGAACTCCTTACCTAAAGATTGCACATGTCCGCATTGAAACTGAATCCAGAGGAAAAACTTATTCACTAAAGGCGAGCGGCTGTCGACAGTGAGTGCGGGCTCACAGTTTTCTGCATATTCGAGCAGGGAGCCTAAAAGCTGTTCTTCCTCCGGAGCCATCAAGGGAAAGTACTCATGGGGGTCTACTAATTCAAATTTTTCCCTCAGCGCAATAACATCGCTCAGTTTCAACTCACCAACGGCTCGGCCTCGGTGAGCAATTTTGCCAAGGGTATGACTCACATCATCGGCCAGCTCTTCCGTGGATTCCCCAAGAAATCGACTGATGATTCTGCCATGACCATAGGTGTAGCCGAGGATCAACAGACAGAGAATAAACAAGAGTGAAGTAACTCGCAAACTCATCCCCCATGATTGCATCTGCATTCTTGGATGACCGCAACCCTTTACACTCTGCAAAGAAACCCTGCCGATCTCACATTGAGATGAGTAAAGTTTGTTCAGGGACCAACACTTGTACAGAGGGTCCTTATGAGGGCACCCCTGCGGTCTCCAACCATGCATAGGTTTTGCAGTGCTATAGATTGGGGACCTGGACATGGGGAAGTGTCAATTGGATAAGGTTTTAGCTGCGACTCTCATTATCCTATCGATGGGATGTGGGGCTTCTTTTGAATCGAACGTGGGCGAAGAATCTTCTGACAACTCTCACAGCGCAGGAGGGGAACCGCAGCCCCAACCTCAACCACAACCACAGCCGCAACCTGAATCAAATCAGGACATTCTGACCTACTGCCCAATGTCACTCTCGCCTGTTCCGGACGACTTTAACGGCCGGACGGTCACGCGCGTCTGCCCACCGGGAGATAATCGACCCGGATGCGACACCAACTCACTTCAAGCAGCTGTCAATAGCGCTGGCAATGGCTCAAGAATCGAAGTCGTTAACGGTAGCGTCGATTATCAAGAGTGTGCGGTAATCCCTGTTACCAAGGAGGGAATTGAGATCGTTGGTGTTTGCGGACGCCCAGTGCTGCGCAATAGCGTTTGTCAAAAGAAGGGTTACTTTCTTAATTTAGGAAAGAACATGACCTTCACTCATTTGGAGATTACGGGGGTCAGCATCTCAGCTGGTGATGGGGGCAACGGGGCTGCCATTCGCGATCAAAGCCTCGGCGGCCTTACTGTTAGGAATAGTTACTTCCATCACAATCAAAATGGAATTCTTGGCGGTGCCGGCGAGGTTTTGCTTGAATCGTCCAAATTTGAGGCTAACGGATCCTCGGTTGATCCAGGCTACACTCACAACATCTACATGGGTTCAGAAGTCACTCATTTGATAATACGCAATAGTCTCTTTCTCCGTGCCCGCCATGAGGGGAACAATCTCAAATCAAGGGCTCAGAAAATGACATTTGAGTGTTCTGTTTCCGCTTCCCTTGACGGCGTCGACAGCCGAGAAATGGACATCTCAGAAGGTGGAGATGTCGTCATAAAAAACAGTTTGATTCAACAAGGTGTTAACAGCTCAAATTCCAACTTGATTGGTTTTGCCACTGAGTCCGGAAACCCGGATCGGCGTCACTCGGCTCAGAGCCTGACAATTCAAGACACCTTGATGATCAATGACAAAGGCAGTGGCAGCTTTATTCTGTACAATGCGTTTAATGGCTTTAGACTAACTCTCAGCAACCTGACAACTGTAGGCCCCGGGTCCATCAAGGTGAATAACAACAGTGGAACTGAGACTGTAACTGAAAACAACACCCAATCTTATGGCTCAAGGGCTGGAGCCAGTCTCCCCGTCGTCAGCAACAACCACATGGATCTGCCAAAACCACCGGGATGCCCTGAGTTCGAATACTACTGAAGTGAGTTGCGTTCAGTTTTGAGACTTCCAATCTCTTTGCGCAAACTATCTTGCTGGTTTCTGGCGGACTTAATAGAACGCTCGACCCGACGGATATCGTCAGTCAACTCCTCCCGTTGCCTGATCGCTGCCTCTTCCGCCGGAGATAGCTGTTGCTGCCCCGCCGAGGCCTTGGTTACCGCCTTTTTTTGAACAAGGGGAACACGGCGAAGTCGAAAGGTCAGGTTGTTCCTTTCCCTCTCCCCTTCAGCGATTTTAGCGTCAAGGGCCTTTATCTCGGCCTCTTTATTTTCAATTTGAGTTGTTAAATAAACCTTTCGGCCTTCATAGTAGCGCTTCAAAAAGGCCTCTTCGTCCTGTTCCACACAAACATTTTGGTAGGCCTGCCCCTGGGCTCCAACTCGATAGCCATTGTCGGGTTTGCAGTAAGCAACAATCCCTTTGTTATAAGCGGTTTTCAGTTTGGGGACATCAGAGGAACTACACATATCGTAGTTGAAGTTCTCGCCCTTCTTTCCCACTCCATAGGCCGACTGCGGCTTACAATAGTCGTCCATCCCGGATTTGAATCCGCGATCTAGATTTCCCCAATGAATCTCTGCCTCCACCTTTTGGCAACTCTTGACATAGTCGTCAGCGTCCAAGCGCTTGCCCGACATGGCCACCTTTTGTCCATGAGAAAACCAATTGGTTTTGTTGCACTCTTTGCGCAGAAAATAGGAAGCACAACTGGAGAGGGATAAACTCAGAGCCAACAAGATCAGGTGACGCCATACCATGGTGGATTCCTCCTTTGTCTTAGGGTCAGCCACCAATGGTCTGCAGTCAATAATGTGGTCCGGATCAGCCAAAAGGCCAGGGAGAGCTCAGTCGTCAGGTCAGGCAAGGTTCAGGCTGCGATTGCCCCAGATGATCCATCAATTCATCTTTTCTTTCCCACAACTCTTGGACCCAGTCCTTAGCTGCCTGACGATAGGCTGGATCATCTGAGTAATGGCCTTTGCGGAGGCGAGGAGGTATTTCATACTGAGAGACCCGCACCACGATTCGCCGCATCCGTCCTGTCACCAAATCCCAAAATTTGGTGGCTCCCTCGGGAAAGACAATCGTCACATCCAAAATAGCGGCAAATTGGTCTCCCATGGCTTCCAGAGCGTAGGCAAAACCACCAGCCTTTGGGCGGAGTAAATGGCGATAGGGTGAATTCTGCCTTTCGTGCTTTTCCGGCCGAAAGCGAGTGCCCTCAAGAAAATTGAGGATCGAAACCGGGACCCCCCGAAATCTCTGGCAGGCTTTTCGAGTTGCCTCCAGATCTTTGCCTCTCAATTCTGGATGAGCCAACAATTGAGAAGGCGTGTATCTTTTCATAAAGGGAAAATCCAAGGCCCACCAGGCCAAACCCAGCATCGGGAAATAAAGCAATTGTTGCTTGAGAAAAAAACGAATGAACGGGATCTTCCTGTTAAAGATGTGCTGCAAAACGAAAATATCAACCCATGATTGATGATTGCAGGTGATAAAATAAGATGTCTTTTTGCTCAGGTTCTCAAGGCCTTTAATGTCCCAATGAATCGGCTGGCCTAAACTCACGATAGCGCTATTTCCGGAAATCCAGGTCTCGGCTATCCAAACCAAAACTGGACTCCACAGACGTCTCCAGGCGGCCAAGGGTAGGATGACTTTCACAAAGGTCACCAAATACAGAGTCGGCACCCAAATCATGACATTGAGAAGACAAAGAGCTGTGGAAATACACCCCACAACTGAACCAGGAAGAAAAGACAGCATAATTGGACCTCTGGATCTATTTGACCTGACCATATATCACTACATGCTCAATTGGTCCACCTAACGCAATGCCCTAGTTCGAAAGCCCCTGACCTTTGCCCTCTCTATGTCCCACTGACTTCAGCAAGGTTGTCCCCTCCCTAGTCCAAAACCGGACTCCCCTCTCAAAGAAGCCATTCCTAATATAGATAGATCAACCTTCGATATCATCTCACTCAAGGAATCAAGACTTGCTCCCCTTCCTTTTGCTTTTGGCCACTCTTCTCCTTCCCAACCCCGCCTTGGCAAAGGAAGATGATCGCCTCAGGATGGTTGTGCACTTTGGCGCGGCGGACTCGCAACAGTGGTGGCAGGCCAAGGCACTTGAGGACTCGTCAGAAAAATTCATAGCGGGGTTTCAAAAGCTCCAGGTGGTGACCGCGCCCAAAAAATTTCTCGACTGCCAAAAACTTCACTGTCGGGTCAATGCCCTCCATGATGCAAGAATCTCTTACCTGTGGATGGGGGAGCTTCAGGATCAAAGGCTTCAATTCCAGATCATGGAGATTCCCTCCCGGGCTATCTTAAGCTCCGGCACTATGACCCTCGGACGGACAGCCGTCGCCTCTCAGGTGCAGGCTCTCCAGGCCGTTCGCCCACTTGTCCGCAAGGGAGGAATTATCGACCAGGTATTTGCGCGTCAACAGGCGCACCGCTGGCTGGTTCCCGAGGCTCTTTCAGCAATTGTGAATCTACAGCAGTTCGGATTTTGGTCAGCCCTTCTCGCCCTGCTGGGAGGAGTCGCATGGGGATACCTGCTCCTCATTGGCGGACGTTTTGTACTTGGGACCTTTCACGGAATCGAGACCATCTGGCACTGGAACCTGTTTCAGTTGGTTCATTCGTGGATCGAAGTTTTTCTTGCGAAATTCTTTCTCCTCCTCATTTATCTGACACCCTCTTTAGGCTTAGCCCTGTTCCTAACCGGAAAGCAAGATGCTATACAACAGCTCACCTGGTTTTTGATTTTTCCCACAATTGGGCTTATTCAAATCGCTATCTTTGTCTTGTTGTCCAGCCTGTTTACTCTGAGGCTGGATCGCAAAAAAGTGAAAGACAGGGTCAAAGACAACGATGTCTGGAATGCCGAAATCAGCCGCTACCTGATGGGGTATTATCAAAGACTCGGCTTAGACATTCCACTCTCGATCATCGAGCCCATCCGCTTTTTGCCAGGAACTTCATTGGACATTTTGACTTATGGGGGACTGTTCACACGCCCCCGCATCGTCATTCCCTTTCAGATGTTGGACTATGCCATTGGCGAACCGGAGGTGGCTACTCAGGATAAATTGGATCGGGCGCCGGTCGCCGCCAACGAGAGTCTCGGCCTCGTACTGCCCAAGAAGCGCGACAAGGTGTTAGGCGGAAAAACTTCGGAGAAGGCCTTGGAAAAAGCCATCACCAAATCCAAATTCTACCTTACCCCCAAGCAAGCCATGCTTTACCTCCAAGATCACACCCAGCCTCCCATGGAGGCCTCCGCCGGCGTGTGGGGACACATCCGTCCACAGCGCAGTGGAGATTCGGTACCGCTGATCTCCGACAGTCTTCAGGATTTACAGATCGTCGAAGAGCTCTTAACTGAACACCATGTGAAGTTTGCCAAACTACAGTTTGAGGAAGATTACGACGACACCGATCCCACAGATTTGGATTTT
This is a stretch of genomic DNA from Pseudobdellovibrionaceae bacterium. It encodes these proteins:
- a CDS encoding HAMP domain-containing histidine kinase; protein product: MSLRVTSLLFILCLLILGYTYGHGRIISRFLGESTEELADDVSHTLGKIAHRGRAVGELKLSDVIALREKFELVDPHEYFPLMAPEEEQLLGSLLEYAENCEPALTVDSRSPLVNKFFLWIQFQCGHVQSLGKEFFTSEPFLSPLGPSYVLLAMEHSKKDGLQLPDQAWKWTHVLESRSLLKHGVALGETEQLLAQLWPGQILAMEEQSPLIPGPELVGIRDGNGSYLFINGASFLRALQANYLQMISSQKMGCVRAGSYCLLRDLVSLEEDLQRFTRVAWASGAGAGFFFFLWVGVFLLGKRRAERERLLIMHTLTHELRTPTTSINLSLEKLREQFDHLDEESQGELLRMVDEVQRLQKVIYVSKDYLQTNASGPLRINCVPVESIDDLLLDVAEGFSGDVGVQRSGASKPWKVDPYWITICVENLVRNALTHGKPPVQISARVEGERGVIEVQDSGDLPEAALSAIGTPFSKSSESSGMGLGVSIVYRVAQAMGGNLVAKRSPTRFCIYIPGVECVEGGER
- a CDS encoding acyltransferase translates to MLSFLPGSVVGCISTALCLLNVMIWVPTLYLVTFVKVILPLAAWRRLWSPVLVWIAETWISGNSAIVSLGQPIHWDIKGLENLSKKTSYFITCNHQSWVDIFVLQHIFNRKIPFIRFFLKQQLLYFPMLGLAWWALDFPFMKRYTPSQLLAHPELRGKDLEATRKACQRFRGVPVSILNFLEGTRFRPEKHERQNSPYRHLLRPKAGGFAYALEAMGDQFAAILDVTIVFPEGATKFWDLVTGRMRRIVVRVSQYEIPPRLRKGHYSDDPAYRQAAKDWVQELWERKDELMDHLGQSQPEPCLT
- a CDS encoding DUF2799 domain-containing protein, giving the protein MVWRHLILLALSLSLSSCASYFLRKECNKTNWFSHGQKVAMSGKRLDADDYVKSCQKVEAEIHWGNLDRGFKSGMDDYCKPQSAYGVGKKGENFNYDMCSSSDVPKLKTAYNKGIVAYCKPDNGYRVGAQGQAYQNVCVEQDEEAFLKRYYEGRKVYLTTQIENKEAEIKALDAKIAEGERERNNLTFRLRRVPLVQKKAVTKASAGQQQLSPAEEAAIRQREELTDDIRRVERSIKSARNQQDSLRKEIGSLKTERNSLQ